A genomic segment from Desulfurispirillum indicum S5 encodes:
- a CDS encoding anaerobic glycerol-3-phosphate dehydrogenase subunit C, translating to MDTNTIAQELRDIIQGDVYFDLPTRYLFSTDASIYQVLPLGAVSPKDEVDVQKILAFASQRGIQVHARGAGSAIGGQALGQGIVVDFTKYRHKIHEINREGQYVWTDPGVRYADLNRAAKPYGLFFPPDPSSGNYCTVGGMTANNTSGAHSVKYGITGEYIEELQVVLSNGEKIHVKPYEVDSPQFQAILSRDTMEAAVYRNIMACIDENRTQIASGYPDIRYNVSGYNLRGVYENGLINLVPLFVGSEGTLGLITRIKIRLLPIPRHEVLGMAMFKDIESSGRATIIAVDHGAAAVELMDNSLVSKAREVDEALDKSLPKELDNVLMIEFDGDDLAECTASLEKVRAAICDEQPLAFEFISATTTADKEKLWGIRKAAVPLANKIKGDAKAIGFVEDAAVPLEHLVEYYEEVYACSRRHKVTFNVYGHAGKGLLHVRPILSMKNPDDIEKFRKISRELFEVVERLKGTPCGEHGDGRVRSKYIQCVYPDLFPVFLRVKGIFDPKGLLNPDVKTNASESADTENLRYGADYRVVVDTRRTIFHWGQGNQEYQEQIEMCHGCSTCTTVSKVVNMCPVYKVTRDEKAAPKAKANILRHLIQGNLDTRKFPYSPEFKEILDQCISCQSCHLECVSNVDIPKLVLEAKARYVLRNGQTFQNRVVTQVERIARLNSAMAPFVNPVMRTALMRKIMEKTVGISSKREPMRFHQETAVDYASRRQKLKNPDRKVVYFTGCAANYMQTDVAKSLINVLEHHNIQVEVPEQHCCGLPKLSNGHVKEARYDVISNAGLFSYYVKKGYDIITGCTSCALSLKEEWLFTVDNDDTHLVSRNTYHLGEYLLMLQKDGKLRQDFNFTMPERVNEYAYHSPCHLRVQSGANATLKVLQQVPGLNIKASQAGCCGMSGSWGMKKQNYDLSIAIGEDLGKVMSQEGVDGVTDCPTCRMQIQHLAKGKDGLHPAILLARAYGLKV from the coding sequence TTGGATACGAACACCATAGCGCAAGAGCTTCGCGACATCATCCAGGGTGATGTATATTTTGATCTGCCTACCCGTTACCTCTTCTCCACCGACGCCTCCATCTACCAGGTCCTGCCCCTCGGGGCCGTTTCCCCCAAAGACGAGGTTGATGTCCAGAAAATTCTGGCCTTTGCCAGCCAACGCGGCATCCAGGTACACGCCCGCGGCGCGGGCAGCGCCATTGGCGGTCAGGCACTGGGGCAGGGTATTGTGGTGGACTTCACCAAATACCGTCATAAAATTCACGAGATCAACCGCGAAGGCCAGTATGTCTGGACTGACCCCGGAGTGCGCTACGCCGACCTCAACCGGGCTGCCAAGCCCTATGGTCTGTTCTTCCCCCCCGATCCCTCCAGCGGCAACTACTGCACCGTCGGCGGCATGACCGCCAACAACACCAGCGGCGCCCATTCGGTAAAATACGGCATCACAGGCGAATATATCGAGGAGCTGCAGGTCGTGCTCTCCAATGGCGAGAAGATCCACGTCAAGCCTTACGAGGTCGACTCACCACAGTTCCAGGCCATTCTCAGCCGCGACACCATGGAGGCCGCCGTCTACCGGAATATCATGGCCTGCATTGACGAGAACCGCACCCAGATCGCTTCCGGCTACCCGGATATCCGGTACAACGTCAGTGGCTACAACCTGCGTGGCGTCTACGAAAACGGCCTGATCAACCTGGTGCCGCTCTTTGTGGGCAGCGAAGGCACCCTGGGGCTGATTACCCGCATCAAAATCCGCCTGCTGCCCATTCCCCGCCACGAAGTCCTGGGCATGGCCATGTTCAAGGATATCGAAAGCAGTGGCCGCGCCACCATCATTGCCGTCGACCACGGCGCCGCAGCGGTGGAACTTATGGATAACTCCCTGGTCAGTAAGGCCCGGGAAGTGGATGAGGCCCTGGACAAGTCCCTGCCCAAAGAGCTGGACAATGTCCTGATGATTGAATTTGACGGCGACGATCTGGCAGAGTGCACCGCTTCCCTGGAAAAGGTACGCGCCGCCATCTGCGACGAACAGCCCCTGGCCTTTGAGTTCATCAGCGCCACCACCACGGCCGATAAGGAGAAGCTGTGGGGTATCCGCAAGGCTGCCGTTCCCCTGGCTAACAAGATCAAGGGCGACGCCAAGGCCATCGGCTTTGTGGAAGACGCCGCTGTGCCCCTGGAGCATCTTGTGGAGTACTACGAGGAGGTCTACGCCTGCTCGCGCCGCCACAAGGTCACCTTCAATGTCTACGGCCACGCGGGCAAAGGCCTGCTGCACGTGCGTCCGATCCTCAGCATGAAAAACCCCGACGATATCGAGAAGTTCCGCAAGATTTCCCGGGAGCTCTTCGAGGTGGTTGAACGCCTCAAGGGCACGCCCTGCGGCGAGCACGGCGACGGCAGGGTACGCAGCAAGTATATTCAGTGCGTCTATCCAGATCTCTTCCCCGTTTTCCTCAGGGTCAAAGGGATATTCGACCCCAAGGGCCTGCTGAACCCCGATGTCAAGACCAACGCATCAGAAAGCGCTGACACGGAAAACCTGCGTTACGGCGCTGACTACCGGGTTGTGGTCGATACCCGCAGGACCATTTTCCACTGGGGCCAGGGGAACCAGGAGTACCAGGAGCAGATTGAGATGTGCCACGGCTGCTCCACCTGCACCACGGTCAGCAAGGTGGTGAACATGTGCCCCGTCTACAAGGTGACCCGCGACGAGAAGGCGGCGCCCAAGGCCAAGGCCAACATTCTGCGTCACCTGATCCAGGGGAATCTGGACACCCGCAAGTTCCCCTACAGCCCGGAATTCAAGGAGATTCTCGATCAGTGCATCTCCTGCCAGAGCTGCCATCTGGAGTGCGTTTCCAATGTGGACATTCCCAAGCTGGTACTGGAGGCCAAGGCGCGCTACGTCCTGCGCAACGGCCAGACCTTCCAGAACCGGGTGGTCACCCAGGTGGAACGCATCGCGCGCCTGAACTCAGCCATGGCGCCCTTTGTCAACCCGGTCATGCGCACTGCCCTGATGCGCAAGATCATGGAAAAGACGGTGGGCATCAGCAGCAAACGCGAACCCATGCGCTTTCACCAGGAGACGGCGGTGGACTACGCCTCACGTCGCCAGAAGCTGAAGAACCCCGACCGCAAGGTCGTCTACTTCACCGGCTGCGCCGCCAACTACATGCAGACCGATGTGGCGAAATCCCTTATCAACGTGCTGGAACACCACAACATTCAGGTCGAGGTACCGGAGCAGCACTGCTGCGGACTGCCGAAACTCTCCAACGGCCACGTCAAGGAAGCCCGCTATGATGTCATCTCCAACGCGGGTCTTTTTTCCTACTATGTCAAAAAGGGCTACGACATCATCACCGGCTGCACCTCCTGCGCCCTGAGCCTGAAGGAGGAGTGGCTCTTTACGGTGGATAACGACGACACGCACCTGGTCTCCCGCAATACCTACCACCTGGGCGAATACCTGCTGATGCTGCAGAAGGACGGCAAGCTGCGCCAGGATTTCAATTTCACCATGCCTGAGCGCGTCAATGAGTACGCCTACCACAGCCCCTGCCACCTGCGCGTGCAGTCCGGTGCCAACGCCACCCTCAAGGTGCTGCAGCAGGTTCCGGGACTGAACATCAAGGCGTCCCAGGCCGGTTGCTGCGGAATGAGCGGCAGCTGGGGCATGAAGAAGCAGAACTATGATCTCTCCATTGCCATCGGCGAAGATCTGGGGAAAGTCATGTCCCAGGAGGGCGTGGACGGTGTCACGGACTGCCCCACCTGCCGCATGCAGATACAGCATCTGGCAAAGGGCAAGGACGGCCTGCATCCGGCGATTCTGCTGGCCCGCGCCTACGGGCTCAAGGTCTGA
- a CDS encoding arylesterase: MRCILLTALMVMGILFAVASAQPTPKILIVGDSIAAGYGVAESEAWVNLLQERLREQGFSHQIINAAISGDTSASGASRIDDLLQRHQPQLVVIELGGNDGLRGLPLDHIRQNLVTMIEHSRNAGARVVLVGMQIPPNYGPRYADAFARLFPDLAAEYDTALVERFLEEVGQNPALMQSDGIHPATAAQPLLMERIWPVLRSQLF; this comes from the coding sequence ATGCGTTGTATCCTTCTGACAGCTTTGATGGTGATGGGAATCCTGTTTGCCGTGGCGTCAGCCCAGCCGACACCGAAAATCCTCATCGTGGGTGACAGTATCGCGGCGGGTTACGGCGTCGCCGAATCGGAAGCCTGGGTTAACTTACTACAGGAACGGTTGCGCGAACAAGGATTTTCCCACCAAATCATCAATGCCGCCATCAGCGGTGATACCAGCGCTTCTGGCGCCAGCCGCATCGATGACCTGCTGCAGCGCCACCAACCCCAGCTCGTGGTGATTGAACTGGGGGGCAACGATGGCCTGCGCGGCTTGCCCCTGGACCATATCCGCCAGAATCTCGTCACCATGATTGAGCACTCGCGGAATGCGGGTGCCCGCGTGGTGCTGGTGGGCATGCAGATTCCACCCAACTACGGCCCCCGCTATGCCGATGCCTTCGCCCGGCTCTTTCCTGATCTGGCTGCTGAGTATGATACCGCCCTGGTGGAACGTTTTCTGGAAGAGGTGGGGCAGAATCCCGCCCTGATGCAGTCCGACGGCATCCATCCCGCTACGGCTGCGCAGCCGCTCCTGATGGAGAGGATCTGGCCCGTCCTGCGATCCCAGCTGTTCTGA
- a CDS encoding ABC transporter ATP-binding protein: MSDSFSSETILQVHELQKTVPTSDGELTILTSVNLEIKKGRTVAITGVSGSGKTTLLSLLAGLDTPSSGSICLDGQRISDLDEDGRAAVRQQRVGFVFQSFHLLPHLSALENVMLPLELAGERDAHGIATGLLQRVGLEHRVKHLPKHLSGGEQQRVAIARAFATSPDILFADEPTGNLDMHNSARIADLLFTMNRERGTTLVLVTHDMQLAGRCQDVYTMENGHLRLRERS; the protein is encoded by the coding sequence ATGTCAGACTCCTTTTCTTCAGAGACCATTCTTCAGGTTCACGAACTGCAGAAAACCGTACCCACTTCCGATGGTGAGCTGACCATCCTAACGTCAGTCAACCTTGAAATCAAGAAGGGCCGGACAGTGGCTATCACCGGTGTTTCCGGCTCCGGCAAGACCACCCTGCTGAGCCTGCTGGCCGGGCTGGACACTCCCTCTTCGGGCTCCATCTGTCTCGACGGACAGCGCATCAGCGACCTTGACGAGGATGGCCGCGCCGCAGTGCGCCAGCAGCGGGTGGGTTTTGTGTTTCAATCCTTTCACCTGCTCCCCCATCTGAGCGCCCTGGAGAACGTCATGCTGCCCCTGGAACTGGCTGGCGAGCGCGACGCCCACGGCATTGCCACCGGGCTGCTGCAGCGGGTGGGGCTGGAACATCGCGTCAAACACCTGCCCAAGCACCTCTCCGGCGGAGAACAGCAGCGGGTCGCCATAGCGCGGGCCTTTGCCACCAGCCCCGACATTCTCTTCGCCGATGAACCCACGGGGAACCTGGACATGCATAACAGCGCCAGAATCGCTGATCTGCTCTTCACCATGAACCGCGAGCGCGGCACGACCCTGGTGCTGGTGACCCACGATATGCAGCTGGCAGGACGCTGTCAGGATGTCTACACCATGGAAAACGGTCATCTGCGCCTGCGGGAGCGGTCATGA
- a CDS encoding ABC transporter permease translates to MNRPVTLLRLFLKFFRRDWRGGGLPALFLAVTVAVGATTTVAYFTQRLNLAMHHQAQDLIGADLVVSGSQPVDEQWLATAASMDLRVSVLLEFTSMVAHGDALVLSAIKAVSEGYPHRGNLGVRLAEQEPMVDVQQGPQPGEVWAEARLLEELGVGIGAEIEVGSSLLPVSRILDQEPDRTVSGLFSMNPRLMMHLDDIAATGLVVPGSRVTWRTLFSGASDDIADFQQWLQPQLGAHYRIISVSEDQPAVASALERAGQFLGLATIATVVLSGVSISMAARLYARRHFHTSALLRCLGASGKTLGALYTSQVLMAGVLASTLGSLLGLLFCELLIMALRELLPPFIPPAGMAPALLGYGAGVVLLLGFALPPLLQLQRVSALRLLQSDLSPLPPAAWLVFAAALGSVLLFVGYFAEDFRLAGIFVGGLLAFMLLSALIAWTLLRTVGTVLPWLPFPLRMGIQGLLRRRGTALLQMVAFSAGLCAIAIVVLLRTDLLRSWQQQVPPDAPNHFAINIQPHDAARVAAFMDGHDIRRASLYPMVRGRLTHINGRSALEVVPESARDDNILHRELNITWSAEVPRHNVLVEGQWWEDHRAEGEAVISIEQGMARRLGLQRGDELSFSFAGQSRAARVTSVRQVDWNSFQPNFYVIFAPGQLPEQWATSMTSFYLPPEQKGFIRQLVQQFPSVTVLEVDRILGQVQGIISQVSRSVEYVLLFVLISGFVLLFTIVQSTIGLRLHESSLLRTFGASTAFLRSNTLAEFTFLGLLSGILATLITHGLAWILYRQVFDLPLDAQWLLWGTLPLGAMILVGSAGLWASRSVVQQSPVDLLRENRDT, encoded by the coding sequence ATGAACCGCCCGGTCACTCTGCTGCGCCTGTTTCTGAAGTTTTTCCGCCGCGACTGGCGTGGCGGTGGGCTGCCGGCGCTCTTTCTGGCGGTGACCGTAGCCGTGGGAGCCACCACCACCGTCGCCTATTTTACCCAGCGCCTCAACCTGGCCATGCACCATCAGGCCCAGGATCTCATTGGTGCCGACCTGGTGGTTTCCGGCTCTCAGCCCGTCGATGAGCAGTGGCTTGCCACAGCAGCCTCCATGGATCTGCGCGTCAGTGTTCTGCTGGAGTTCACCTCCATGGTGGCCCACGGCGATGCGCTGGTTCTTTCCGCCATCAAGGCGGTGAGTGAAGGCTACCCCCACCGGGGCAACCTTGGCGTACGCCTTGCGGAACAGGAGCCCATGGTGGACGTACAGCAGGGGCCACAACCCGGTGAGGTATGGGCAGAGGCGCGACTGCTGGAGGAGTTGGGTGTCGGTATCGGCGCCGAAATCGAGGTGGGCAGCAGCCTGCTGCCGGTCAGCCGTATTCTTGACCAGGAACCCGACCGCACCGTCAGCGGCCTCTTTTCCATGAACCCTCGCCTGATGATGCACCTTGATGACATTGCCGCCACCGGCCTGGTGGTTCCCGGCAGCCGCGTCACCTGGCGCACCCTCTTTTCGGGAGCCAGTGATGACATCGCGGATTTTCAACAGTGGCTGCAGCCTCAACTGGGTGCCCACTACCGGATTATCAGTGTCAGCGAGGATCAGCCCGCCGTGGCCTCAGCCCTGGAGCGGGCCGGGCAGTTTCTGGGGCTGGCGACCATTGCCACCGTGGTGCTTTCCGGCGTTTCCATCTCCATGGCCGCACGCCTCTATGCCCGCCGCCACTTCCACACCAGCGCGCTGCTGCGCTGCCTGGGAGCGTCCGGCAAAACCCTGGGGGCACTCTACACGTCCCAGGTGCTCATGGCAGGGGTGCTGGCCAGTACCCTGGGTTCCCTGTTGGGGCTGCTCTTCTGTGAGCTGCTGATCATGGCCTTGCGGGAACTGCTGCCCCCCTTTATCCCTCCGGCGGGAATGGCACCGGCGCTGCTTGGCTATGGGGCCGGCGTGGTTCTGCTGCTGGGATTTGCCCTGCCACCACTGCTGCAGTTGCAGCGGGTCAGCGCCCTGCGCCTGCTGCAAAGCGACCTCTCCCCTCTGCCGCCCGCCGCCTGGCTGGTCTTTGCCGCAGCCCTCGGCAGCGTGCTGCTCTTTGTGGGATATTTCGCCGAAGACTTCCGCCTGGCCGGGATATTTGTCGGTGGCCTGCTCGCCTTTATGCTGCTTTCGGCGCTCATTGCCTGGACCCTGCTGCGGACAGTGGGCACGGTGCTGCCCTGGCTGCCCTTTCCCCTGCGCATGGGAATCCAGGGTCTGCTGCGCCGTCGCGGAACTGCCCTGCTCCAGATGGTGGCTTTCTCTGCCGGACTGTGCGCCATCGCGATCGTGGTGCTCCTGCGCACCGATCTGCTGCGCTCCTGGCAGCAGCAGGTTCCTCCCGATGCCCCCAATCACTTCGCCATCAATATTCAGCCCCACGACGCTGCCCGTGTGGCGGCCTTCATGGACGGACACGACATCAGACGCGCCTCACTCTATCCCATGGTGCGGGGCCGACTGACCCACATAAACGGGCGCTCCGCCCTGGAGGTGGTGCCCGAGAGCGCGCGGGACGACAACATCCTGCACCGCGAACTCAATATCACCTGGAGCGCAGAAGTACCCCGCCACAATGTGCTGGTGGAGGGGCAGTGGTGGGAAGACCACCGCGCGGAAGGCGAAGCGGTTATCTCCATAGAACAGGGAATGGCCAGACGCCTGGGCCTGCAGCGAGGCGATGAACTGAGTTTCTCCTTTGCGGGCCAGAGCCGCGCGGCCAGAGTCACCAGTGTGCGGCAGGTGGACTGGAACTCCTTTCAGCCGAACTTCTATGTGATATTCGCGCCGGGGCAGTTGCCGGAGCAGTGGGCCACCTCCATGACCAGCTTTTACCTGCCGCCGGAGCAGAAAGGCTTTATCCGGCAATTGGTGCAGCAGTTCCCCTCCGTGACCGTCCTGGAAGTGGATCGCATCCTGGGCCAGGTGCAGGGCATCATCAGCCAGGTCAGCCGCAGCGTGGAATACGTCCTGCTGTTTGTGCTGATCTCCGGCTTCGTGCTCCTCTTTACCATCGTACAGAGCACCATTGGCCTGCGGCTGCACGAAAGCTCACTGTTGCGTACCTTTGGCGCGTCCACAGCGTTTCTGCGCTCCAATACCCTGGCGGAATTCACCTTTCTGGGGCTGCTCTCGGGAATCCTGGCGACCCTGATTACCCATGGACTGGCCTGGATTCTCTACCGACAGGTCTTTGACCTGCCGCTGGACGCCCAATGGCTGCTCTGGGGCACATTGCCCCTGGGAGCCATGATTCTGGTGGGCAGTGCCGGGCTCTGGGCCTCGCGCTCCGTCGTCCAGCAGAGCCCGGTGGACCTGCTGCGGGAAAACCGTGACACTTGA
- the rnr gene encoding ribonuclease R has product MPQRDEKSLAEEILALLDTYGEPVPLRHLRGALGLSKSDTSTLQRVLLSLCKEGRAGRDTSDRYFSASSALKGRVQVTQTPGTAFVTDETTSHEYRLLSADADTLMSGDIITFRILPNGRATIKEIVQRAVERMAGVVVVEGKQTLLNPYRKGIPWIRLNRTSAAAVSEGQGVVVRITSYPGRNTLPEGEVVEVVGDASDAMVERTLVLEAYGLQLHFPPEVEREAQAVSRVVKTSTSRADYRKLLTCTIDGATARDFDDAISIETEQGNFRLYVHIADVSHYVTEGSALDLEAQNRATSVYFPAYCIPMLPEALSNDICSLMPKVNRYAMTCVMDIDRQGNVTGYHITPSIIRSDRRFTYEEVQEILDGNVHDRAFTAALEQMAKLAKILRRKRFTKGSIDFDRPEREVIVDEKGMVLDVRRAERLFAHRLIEEFMLIANVTVARHLDSHGYPGIFRIHEEPDQQRMEEFARIAWNFGYPLKGRSYHSSQLNTILEQSRGKPEEDLISTLMLRSMKRAVYSPESGLHYGLGFTHYCHFTSPIRRYPDLIVHRSLRASLDTTKRARRHKRLEASAPHLAQHSSSQERKAADASTQMELLKSVQFMRTFVGEEFSAIISGVTSWGIFVQLQTCYVEGLVHVSTLDKDYYLYQEETHELVGRRTRQRFFLGMPVTVQLVRADVEKRELDFILVSSGSQPEHADTKKTSRSKAPRARTKKAKSPSAAAAPLPHKRKGENRRTRGGGTQKR; this is encoded by the coding sequence ATGCCGCAACGTGACGAGAAGTCTCTCGCCGAAGAGATCCTGGCCCTGCTCGATACCTATGGCGAACCAGTGCCTCTGCGCCATCTGCGTGGAGCCCTGGGGCTTTCCAAATCCGATACTTCCACCCTGCAACGGGTACTGCTTTCGCTGTGCAAGGAGGGGCGCGCGGGGCGCGATACCTCCGATCGTTATTTCTCTGCCAGTTCTGCCCTCAAGGGGCGGGTGCAGGTGACGCAGACTCCGGGAACGGCTTTTGTGACTGACGAGACTACTTCCCATGAGTACCGGCTGCTTTCCGCCGATGCCGATACGCTGATGAGTGGCGACATCATCACCTTCCGCATTCTGCCCAACGGCCGCGCGACGATCAAGGAGATCGTACAGCGCGCAGTGGAGCGCATGGCAGGCGTGGTGGTGGTGGAAGGCAAACAGACACTGCTCAACCCCTATCGCAAGGGGATACCCTGGATTCGCCTCAATCGCACCAGTGCCGCAGCGGTCAGCGAAGGGCAGGGGGTGGTGGTCAGAATCACCAGCTATCCCGGTCGCAACACCCTGCCCGAAGGCGAAGTGGTAGAGGTGGTGGGCGATGCCAGCGACGCCATGGTGGAGCGCACCCTGGTGCTGGAAGCCTATGGTCTGCAGCTGCACTTCCCTCCCGAAGTGGAGCGCGAAGCCCAGGCGGTCTCGCGGGTGGTCAAGACATCAACCAGCCGCGCTGATTACCGCAAGCTGCTTACCTGTACCATCGACGGAGCCACGGCGCGGGATTTTGATGACGCCATCAGCATCGAAACAGAGCAGGGGAACTTCCGTCTCTACGTCCATATCGCCGATGTGTCCCACTATGTCACCGAAGGCAGCGCCCTTGACCTGGAGGCCCAGAACCGGGCCACATCGGTCTATTTTCCCGCCTACTGCATTCCCATGCTGCCGGAAGCGCTCTCCAACGATATCTGTTCCCTTATGCCCAAGGTGAACCGCTACGCCATGACCTGCGTCATGGATATCGACCGCCAGGGCAATGTGACGGGTTATCATATCACGCCATCCATCATCCGTTCTGACCGCCGTTTTACCTATGAAGAGGTGCAGGAAATCCTGGATGGCAATGTCCACGACCGGGCCTTCACGGCTGCGCTGGAACAGATGGCCAAGCTGGCGAAGATTCTGCGCCGAAAGCGCTTCACCAAAGGAAGCATTGACTTTGATCGCCCCGAACGGGAGGTGATTGTCGACGAGAAGGGGATGGTGCTGGACGTGCGCCGGGCGGAACGGCTCTTTGCCCACCGGCTCATCGAGGAGTTCATGCTGATCGCCAATGTCACCGTGGCCCGTCACCTGGACAGCCATGGCTATCCAGGCATCTTCCGCATTCACGAGGAGCCGGATCAGCAGCGAATGGAAGAGTTCGCCCGCATTGCCTGGAACTTCGGCTACCCCCTCAAGGGCCGCAGCTACCACTCGTCCCAGCTGAACACCATCCTGGAGCAGAGCCGGGGCAAGCCCGAAGAAGACCTCATCAGCACCCTCATGCTGCGCAGCATGAAGCGCGCCGTCTACAGTCCGGAATCCGGCCTGCATTATGGGCTCGGCTTCACCCACTACTGCCACTTCACCAGCCCCATACGCCGCTACCCCGACCTGATCGTCCACCGCAGCCTGCGGGCATCCCTGGACACTACCAAGCGCGCCCGCCGCCACAAACGGCTGGAAGCCAGCGCCCCCCACCTGGCCCAGCACAGCAGCAGCCAGGAGCGCAAGGCCGCCGATGCTTCCACCCAGATGGAGCTGCTGAAAAGCGTCCAGTTCATGCGCACCTTTGTGGGCGAAGAATTCTCCGCCATCATCAGCGGCGTCACCAGCTGGGGCATTTTCGTACAGCTTCAGACCTGCTACGTGGAGGGCCTGGTGCACGTCTCCACCCTGGACAAGGATTACTACCTCTACCAGGAAGAGACCCATGAACTGGTGGGACGACGCACCCGCCAGCGCTTCTTCCTGGGTATGCCGGTGACCGTGCAGCTGGTCAGAGCCGACGTGGAAAAGCGCGAGCTGGACTTCATCCTGGTCAGCAGCGGCAGCCAGCCGGAACATGCAGACACAAAAAAAACTTCACGCAGCAAAGCCCCCAGGGCGCGGACAAAAAAAGCCAAATCGCCCTCGGCAGCAGCCGCGCCCCTGCCCCACAAACGCAAAGGGGAAAATCGCCGCACACGCGGCGGAGGTACTCAGAAGCGATAA
- the dctP gene encoding TRAP transporter substrate-binding protein DctP, which produces MSLPKSFIIALFSTFALFLAGCSQDTSTPAAGSGSTWLYAHEEFEGDVQDVFAHEFKNYIEANSNHQVRIYRFGELGESDDIMEQTQAGILQFVNQSPGFTGSLIPEAQIFFIPYLLPVEDEQIVEFFRTSVAINEMFGDLYAEQGLKLLTMYPEGEMVVTADTPVRSPEDFRGKNIRTMTNPLLAETYRAFGATPTPLPWGEVYGALQTNIIQGQENPIFWIQSGGLYEVSPNLIFTGHGQFTTAMMANQEFFQGLPESDRQLIREAAEHAFNYITDYVPGLGDRMLEKILQSSERVTVTRLTEEERQPFRAAAVQVEDRFVDMTGERGKALLDQFKADLRNVRSN; this is translated from the coding sequence ATGTCTTTGCCAAAATCCTTCATCATTGCCCTTTTCAGTACATTTGCGCTTTTCCTGGCTGGTTGCAGTCAGGATACTTCAACTCCCGCTGCTGGCAGCGGTTCCACATGGCTGTACGCCCACGAGGAGTTTGAAGGTGATGTGCAGGATGTCTTTGCCCATGAGTTCAAGAATTACATTGAGGCCAACTCAAACCACCAGGTTCGCATCTACCGGTTTGGCGAACTGGGTGAGTCTGATGACATCATGGAGCAGACCCAGGCTGGAATCCTGCAGTTTGTCAATCAGTCCCCCGGTTTTACTGGTTCACTGATTCCCGAAGCGCAGATCTTTTTCATTCCCTACCTGCTGCCTGTTGAGGATGAGCAGATTGTAGAGTTCTTTCGCACGAGTGTTGCCATCAATGAAATGTTTGGTGATCTCTATGCCGAGCAAGGCCTGAAGTTGCTGACCATGTATCCCGAAGGGGAGATGGTCGTGACGGCAGACACTCCGGTTCGCTCCCCGGAGGATTTCCGTGGTAAAAATATTCGCACCATGACTAATCCGCTGCTGGCGGAAACTTACCGTGCTTTCGGAGCCACTCCCACGCCTCTGCCCTGGGGTGAAGTGTATGGTGCTTTGCAGACCAACATTATCCAGGGCCAGGAGAACCCTATTTTCTGGATTCAGTCCGGCGGGCTGTATGAGGTTTCGCCGAACCTTATTTTTACTGGCCACGGGCAGTTTACCACTGCCATGATGGCGAATCAGGAGTTTTTCCAGGGGCTGCCGGAAAGTGATCGTCAGCTGATTCGCGAAGCTGCAGAACACGCCTTCAACTATATAACCGACTATGTTCCCGGACTGGGGGATCGCATGCTGGAAAAGATTCTCCAGTCCAGTGAGCGGGTGACGGTTACTCGCCTCACCGAGGAGGAGCGTCAGCCATTCCGCGCAGCTGCGGTACAGGTGGAAGATCGCTTTGTCGATATGACTGGTGAGCGAGGCAAGGCGCTGCTGGATCAATTCAAGGCAGACTTGCGGAACGTCCGCAGCAACTGA
- a CDS encoding TRAP transporter small permease, which yields MSTTSRQPSLPGILGAIDRWIGHAESLILAVGVLLMALNTIANVVGRFVFGESLFFAEEVNRILIVMITFAGIGYAARHGRHIRMSAFYDLLPVTARRILMIAIATFTAMVMFSLCYFSIGYIASTQATGRLLPTLGFPIYLIYLWVPVGFAVTGIQYSLTAYRNATSREAYLSTHVIDHYQDVDPEKQV from the coding sequence ATGTCCACCACCAGTCGCCAACCATCGCTGCCCGGTATTCTCGGAGCCATTGATCGCTGGATCGGCCATGCCGAGAGTCTGATACTGGCCGTCGGTGTGCTTTTGATGGCACTGAATACCATTGCTAATGTGGTGGGTCGCTTCGTCTTTGGTGAAAGCCTCTTTTTTGCCGAGGAAGTCAATCGCATCCTGATCGTCATGATTACCTTCGCCGGTATCGGATATGCTGCCCGCCATGGGCGTCATATCCGCATGTCGGCATTTTATGATCTCCTGCCCGTTACCGCGCGTCGTATCCTTATGATTGCCATCGCCACGTTCACCGCCATGGTCATGTTCAGTCTGTGTTACTTTTCCATTGGCTACATTGCCAGCACTCAGGCCACTGGACGGTTGCTGCCCACCCTGGGATTTCCCATTTACCTTATCTATCTCTGGGTTCCGGTGGGATTTGCAGTGACTGGTATCCAGTACAGTTTGACGGCCTACAGGAATGCCACGTCCCGCGAGGCTTATCTGTCAACCCATGTCATTGACCACTATCAGGATGTGGATCCGGAAAAACAGGTATAA